The following proteins come from a genomic window of Paenibacillus spongiae:
- a CDS encoding DMT family transporter, with translation MKTTSPPVSPIIPLLVGMAAISFAPILVRYSDAPVSVQGMYRMLFTVAIMLPFGLKSLKAIASISLKDWLLLGAAGFFLALHFLLWMASLTYTSIASSTIILSLEPVFVMIGAYFVFKDKPTKAALLGMFIAIFGICFVGSGDVSLSASAIYGDVLSLLGTVAVAVNMLIAKRILKRVSSYLYSLIAFTFTFICFALYNLVLEIPMRDYPANEWGIFLLLAIVPTVFGHMIFNWMLQYVKATTISMTVLAEPIGASLLGMLLFREMVTAFQLVGGLFVIAGLLLYMRSEQTIAANKASMSSSS, from the coding sequence TTGAAAACAACATCTCCTCCCGTCTCGCCCATCATCCCGCTTCTTGTTGGCATGGCAGCCATCTCCTTCGCACCGATACTCGTCCGATATTCGGATGCTCCCGTATCCGTACAAGGAATGTACCGTATGCTCTTTACAGTTGCCATCATGCTGCCCTTCGGCCTCAAATCCTTGAAGGCAATCGCTTCGATCAGCCTGAAGGACTGGCTCCTGCTCGGAGCGGCCGGTTTCTTCCTGGCACTGCATTTCTTGCTGTGGATGGCTTCGCTTACGTATACATCCATCGCCAGCTCCACGATTATTTTATCGCTTGAGCCGGTATTCGTCATGATCGGAGCCTATTTCGTATTCAAAGACAAGCCGACCAAAGCTGCGCTGCTCGGAATGTTTATCGCCATCTTCGGCATATGCTTCGTTGGGTCCGGCGATGTAAGCTTATCGGCTTCGGCTATCTATGGCGATGTCTTGTCGCTGCTCGGCACCGTTGCCGTTGCCGTCAATATGCTGATTGCAAAGCGGATTTTGAAGAGGGTGTCTTCTTATCTCTATAGCTTGATTGCGTTTACCTTCACGTTTATTTGTTTTGCGCTGTATAATCTCGTTCTCGAGATCCCGATGAGAGACTATCCGGCCAATGAATGGGGCATCTTTCTCCTGCTCGCCATCGTACCTACCGTATTCGGCCATATGATCTTTAACTGGATGCTTCAATATGTGAAGGCGACCACGATTTCCATGACCGTGCTCGCGGAACCGATCGGCGCGAGTCTGCTCGGGATGCTGCTGTTCCGTGAAATGGTGACCGCATTCCAGCTTGTCGGAGGTCTCTTCGTTATTGCAGGCTTGCTTCTCTATATGCGATCCGAACAGACGATTGCCGCTAACAAGGCCTCAATGTCTTCTTCATCCTAA
- a CDS encoding extracellular solute-binding protein, with amino-acid sequence MARKGLKIASIVLAATLLSGSLYGCSNSGNEGSSGDGKDKVVTLKVLHNWNGSTGADVDMTPISKVIEEKTGVKVEWEYTKGSEVEKVNQIFTTEELPDIYTGPAWGGELDVIIKAAKEDQLVDLSDKLDKYPNLAKLVAKENVPPALYEKAIDAYGGKKYLLLQNQPASDKDGMDWLYGFYVRKDIAEQVGIDPQSVVTKDDLYNMLKKIKDANLKANGLPVIPLGGFHNGWAVGIGNTMFYPTEYLDKGDGTLEHNFFSKAYEEFTLYYRKMISEGLLDNEAFTQTDPIAKEKINQGRVAVLAAHYPAILDASKDYVKANPGSDYVPVGPLERAGAEANRPADLNIQGNNVTVIPKKSKNVDAALKLLDFLASDEGFMLTRYGIEGTHYEMKDGKPVAKQEFFDKFTADTSGKVRKNEGIGIGFESMAGRDQLNSLGGGDIWADQERNTAMENARKIMRPNGTQLISAFNPGDVMAKSSQWEMLKPSMDKIGDAWKEAVYAKSDEAAMKIINDLRKQIKSTGYDEAIQFVNAELKGKEVVKFGMPN; translated from the coding sequence ATGGCTAGAAAAGGGCTCAAAATCGCTTCGATAGTGCTGGCCGCCACGCTTCTGAGCGGATCGCTCTACGGCTGCAGCAACAGCGGTAACGAGGGATCATCCGGCGACGGGAAAGACAAAGTGGTTACGCTTAAGGTACTGCACAATTGGAATGGATCGACTGGCGCGGATGTCGATATGACCCCGATCAGCAAAGTGATTGAAGAGAAAACGGGCGTGAAAGTGGAATGGGAATATACAAAGGGCAGTGAGGTCGAGAAAGTTAATCAGATCTTCACGACGGAGGAACTCCCGGACATTTATACAGGTCCGGCTTGGGGCGGCGAGCTTGATGTCATTATCAAGGCAGCGAAGGAAGACCAGCTTGTCGATTTGTCCGATAAACTGGACAAATATCCGAACCTTGCGAAGCTGGTTGCGAAAGAGAATGTCCCGCCGGCACTCTATGAGAAAGCTATCGATGCATACGGCGGCAAGAAGTACCTCCTCTTGCAGAACCAGCCGGCATCCGACAAGGATGGCATGGATTGGCTGTATGGATTCTATGTTCGCAAGGACATTGCGGAGCAAGTAGGCATTGACCCGCAATCGGTTGTAACGAAGGATGATCTGTACAACATGCTGAAGAAAATTAAAGATGCCAACCTGAAAGCCAATGGACTTCCGGTGATTCCACTCGGAGGCTTCCATAACGGCTGGGCCGTTGGGATCGGTAATACGATGTTCTACCCTACGGAATATCTCGACAAGGGCGATGGCACGCTGGAACATAACTTCTTCAGTAAGGCGTATGAAGAATTTACGTTGTACTACCGCAAGATGATCTCGGAAGGTTTACTTGATAACGAAGCTTTCACCCAAACCGATCCGATCGCGAAGGAAAAAATCAATCAGGGCCGCGTCGCTGTACTGGCTGCGCATTACCCGGCCATTCTGGATGCATCGAAAGATTATGTTAAAGCAAACCCAGGCAGCGATTATGTACCGGTTGGTCCGCTGGAGCGCGCTGGCGCCGAAGCCAATCGCCCAGCCGATCTGAACATTCAAGGCAACAACGTAACCGTCATTCCGAAGAAATCGAAGAATGTCGATGCAGCGCTTAAACTGCTGGATTTCCTTGCTTCCGACGAAGGCTTCATGCTGACGCGCTACGGTATTGAAGGGACTCATTATGAAATGAAGGACGGCAAGCCGGTTGCAAAGCAAGAGTTCTTCGATAAATTCACTGCGGATACGTCCGGTAAAGTACGCAAGAACGAAGGAATTGGCATCGGTTTCGAATCGATGGCAGGACGCGATCAACTGAATTCGCTTGGCGGAGGCGATATCTGGGCCGACCAAGAACGCAATACCGCGATGGAAAATGCCAGAAAAATCATGCGTCCAAACGGAACGCAGCTTATCTCCGCCTTTAACCCTGGCGACGTCATGGCCAAATCGTCTCAGTGGGAGATGCTGAAGCCTTCGATGGATAAGATCGGCGACGCTTGGAAAGAAGCGGTATATGCCAAGTCTGATGAAGCAGCCATGAAGATCATTAACGATCTTCGTAAACAAATTAAGAGCACCGGTTATGATGAAGCAATTCAGTTCGTGAACGCGGAGCTCAAAGGTAAAGAAGTCGTCAAATTCGGTATGCCGAACTAA